GCCACCTGCTTGCCGGTCGCCGTGGTTGAGTCGCCGAAGTCCCAGGTGAACACCGTGTCGGCCGGTACCGTGCCGCTGGCGTTGAAGGTGATCGCCTGGCCGACGCCGCCTTTGTAGGGGCCGCCGGCGCTGATCGTCAGCGACTGCGTGATCGTCACCGTGGTGTTCGCGGTCGCGGAGCGGCCGTTGCCCGTCACCGAGACGGAGACGTTGTACGGGGTGGTGCTGGCGGTCGCGTAGGCGTGCTGCACCGTGGCGCCGCTGCCGAAGGAACCGTCGCCGAAGTTCCACAGATAGGTCAGATCGGACGTGGACATCCCGGCGTTTTGCACCGTGGCCGTAAAGGTGATCGGGATGTTTGTTTGCCCCGTGCACGGCCCGCCGATCGAAACGGCGAAGGGTGCGCTGGCGCTGGGGGTGGATGTGGTCGCCGGCGATGGCGACGGACAGCCGCCCGCGCCGGTCTGCGCGAGCGCGCCGCGCGACGGCGCCTCGCCCAGGCTGAGCGCGGCGAGCAAGCCGATGCCCGCCAGCGCCGCCCCCGCGATCCACGCCGCCCAGCGGCCCTTACCTTGTCCTCGCATGTGCCTCCTCCTGTGTTGCGCGCGACGGTTGCGGCGCCGTCGCGCCTCGCCTCTAAGCGATTAAACGAACTACGCGGCTTTTGGTTAACAACAACTGAATAGCACTTTTATCGCATAACCGTATATCGTGCATATCAGTCGCCGATCGTGCCACCGCTCCCAGCATTTCCCCTTCCGGCCGCAGCGTCCAGATTCCTGAAGAGGTATGCAACCATCGTCTTTCGGCGCCGTGGCAATCGTCGCCGCGGCGCAGCCGGCCGAGCCGCGGGCGTGGGCTATAATGATGCGTCGCCACGAACCGCACGACAGGGAGGACGACCAGCATGGGTGAGTACAGCTTCGAGCGTGAGGCTCGCACACCCTACTCGGAGGCGTTCACGATCGAGAGCGACGACGGCGCCGACGTCGGCCGCGTCGACCTGCACTACACCCCGACCATGACCTACGCCACGCTCTGTGTGGGCGAGTCGCTGACCGAAGACGACATCCAGGAGCTGATCGGCCAGATCGACGAGCGCCTGGTCATGACCAGCGATCCCTACCGCGAGGACTTCATCGTCACCGTCTGGACCGGCCGCGAGAGCGGCGTCTACTCCGACGAAGATGACGAGGACGAGGACGAGGAGGAGTAAGCCTCGCGATTCAGCGGCCGATCGCTCAAGCCAGGGGCTTGACCAGCACCAGCGCCGGCTGCGTCTCACCCCAAAACGCCGTGCTTTCGAACAGCGGTGCGAAGCCATGAGCCGCGTAAAAGGCGCGCGTGCGCACATAGCCTTCGTCCGGCTCGCTCGGGCCAAGCGTCGGCAGAAAGACAAAGCCGTATCTCTGCCGGCGCAGCCACGCCTCCGCCTGCGCCACGAGGGCGCTGCCGATGCCGCCGCGGTGCAGCTCCGGCGCCACGGCCAGCACCAGGATCTCCGCTGAAACCGCCGTCCGCGGCTCAAGCGCGATGAAGCCGACGATTGCATCCTGACGCCGCGCCACCCAGGCCGGCAGGCGACCCAGTGCCGCGATGTATCCTTCGTTCACGCTGGGAAAGCCGAACCACTGCGGCAGCGCTGCGAGTACCGCGGCGCAGCCCGCGCGGTCGGCCCCCGTGAAGGGCTCGATCGCGATCGTGGCGCCGTTCATCCCATCCGTCCCAGCCTACCCCTGCCAATCCTCCACCAGCCGCGCCGCTTCATCGTGCAGGCGGGCGCCCTGTTCGGCGCTGAGCAGGTCGGCGAAGGCCGCGATCCGGTCATCGATGAAGGCGAGGCCAGCCGCCCGGTCGGTGACGTCATCGTTGCTCGCGGCCTCGCCCGCCAGCTCCGCGGCGATGTTCTCCAGCGCGCCGTCTACCAGCGCCGCCAGGGTTTCGCGCTGCGTCGCGCTCAGGGTGGCAGGATCGGGTTCGCTTTCCACGCCGAGCGCGGCAAGCGCGTCGGCGCGCCCCAGCAGCCGGATCAGTTGCACCAGCGCCGGATACGCCGCCATCATGCTCCTCGCCGGGAGCGATTGTAGACCCTCGCCCGAGCGCCCGCACGGAGTTTGCTCAGCCCATGATCGTAATCGTCGGCGGCGGGCTGGCAGGCTTGACGGCGGCGCGCGTGCTCTTCCGCGAGCGTGCCCCGTTTCTACTTCTTGAACGCGAACAGGCCCTGGGCGGCCGCGTGCGCACCGATGTCACGCCCGAGGGCTTCCGGCTCGACCGCGGCTTTCAGATGCTGTTCACCCGCTATCCGGCCGTGCGCCGCCACCTCGACTTGCAGCAACTCGGCCTCTGCCCGCTTAGCCCCGGCGCCGTCATCTTCGGCCCCGGCGGCGAGCGTGAGGAACTGGCCGACCCGTTTCGTGTGCCGGCGAAAGTCTGGAAAACGCTGCGCTCGCCCGTGCTTTCGCTGGCAGACAAGGGCCGTATCGCCCTGGAGGCCGCCGATCTGCGTCTGCGAATCGCCGAGGGTATCTGGACGGATCGCGACACCACCACTCACGCCTACCTGCACCAGCGCGGCTTCTCCGAAGCGGCGATCGAGCGCGTGTTTCGCCCCATCTTCGGCGGCATCTTTTTGGACCACTCGCTCAACACCAGCTCGAACGCCTTCCGCTTCGCCTTCAAAATGCTGGCCGAAGGCTACGGCGCCGTGCCGGCGCTCGGCATGGGTGAGATCGCCCGGCAGCTCGCGGCGCCGCTGCCGCCCGCGAGCATGCGCCTCGGCGCCGCCGTCACGGCCCTGCTGCGAGAGGGCGGGCGAGTCGCCGGCGTGCGCACGGGCGGCGAGACGCATGCCGCGGATGCCGTGATTCTGGCCGTAGACAGCCCTACCGCCGCAGCGTTCTCCGGCGCGGCGCTGCCCACGGCCGGCAACGGCGTCACCACCCTGTATTTCGCCGGCGCAGAGCCCCTGACCGACGAGCCGCGGCTGCTGCTGAACGCCGACCCCGAGGGCACGATCAACGCGGCGGTGCAAATCAGCAATGTGGCGCCGCAGTACGCGCCGGCCGGCGAGCACTTGCTGTCGGTCACGATGCTGGGCAACCGCGACGAGCCAGATGACGACCTTGAGGCGAAGGCCCGCACGGAGCTTTCCGGCTGGTTCGGCAATGACCCCGTCTCGCACCAGCGTTTGCTCTCCTTGTCGCGCATCGCCTTCGGCCAGTTTCCCCAGCCCGCGGGCTTCGCCGAGCACCTGCCGCCCGTGCGCGGTGAACCCGGCCTCTATCACGGCGGCGAATATACCCGCGCCGCCAGCATCAACGGCGCGATTGAAGCCGGCGAGGCGGCGGCGCGGGCGGCGCTGGAAGACCTCGGCTCGACGCCGGCGCGGCGCGCCTGACCAAGCCCATCACGGAGCGACCATCGATGAACGCTGCCTGGCCCTCGGACGCAACCACCCCGTCGCCCGCGTGGATCGCGCGCTATCTGCGCCTGCTCGGCGTCCCGCAAGAGCCGCCGTCGCTTCCCGCCCTGCGACGGCTGACGCGCGCCCATCTGCTGGCGGTGCCCTTCGCGAACACCACCGCGCTGCGCCGCCGCCGCGCCCATCTCGGCCGTCCGGCGCCGCCGCCCGATCCGGAGGCGCTGCTGACGACCTGGGAGCAGGAGCAGCTCGGCGGCGTCTGCTTCGACGTGTCGCTGATGGTGAACCGCTTGCTGGGAGGCCTCGGCTACCGGGCGCGGCAGGTGATGGGCAAGATCTCCTTTGCCGGCTCGCACCAGTGCGTGCAGGTGGCGCTGGACGGCGAGCGCTTCCTCGTCGACGTCGGCAACGGCGCGCCCTTCTTCGAGCCGATCCCGGCGCACGAAGAGACGGAGGTGCGCGTCGGCGGCCTTGCCTACCGCTTCCGCCCAGGCGACGAACCAGAAACCTGCTGGCAGGACCGCGGCATCGACGGAGCGTGGCAGCCGTTCTGCTGCTACGACCTCGGCCCGCCTGACCTGGCCGTGCGCGAGTCGGCCTATCAACGGCACCACACGCCGGGCTTGAGCTGGGTGGTGGACAGCCTGACGCTGGTCCGCTGCGCGCCGGACCAGGTGCTCTCGCTGCGGGACGACGAGCTGACGCGCTACACCCCCGCTGGCAAGCAGCGCGTGCCGGTAACCGACTACACGCGCGTCGTGCGCGAGGATTTCGGCCTGCCGCGATTTCCGGTCGCTGAGGGTGTGCAGTCCTGGCGCGAGCTGCGCGCCGTGCGGGGCGGGTAGGGTGCGCTACGGCGCCTGCGCCACGACCGGGAGATCGCGCAGCTCAAACGTCGCCACCAGCGGCACGCTGCTGGAGCCGTGCACGGCCACCGGCGCCTGGTCCGGCGCGGCGATCGCCAGGCCGAATTCGACGGGCTCGTCGATCTTCACGTCGGCAGCGACACTCAGCTCATCGGCGTGCCCAGCCGCGGTCTCCACCTGGATCGCCAGTGGAAAGGCGCCTTCGCTGTTCCCCGCGACCTGCACCACGTGGCCGGGGCCCGTCTGCACGCTGAGCGCC
Above is a window of Dehalococcoidia bacterium DNA encoding:
- a CDS encoding GNAT family N-acetyltransferase; this encodes MNGATIAIEPFTGADRAGCAAVLAALPQWFGFPSVNEGYIAALGRLPAWVARRQDAIVGFIALEPRTAVSAEILVLAVAPELHRGGIGSALVAQAEAWLRRQRYGFVFLPTLGPSEPDEGYVRTRAFYAAHGFAPLFESTAFWGETQPALVLVKPLA
- a CDS encoding NAD(P)/FAD-dependent oxidoreductase is translated as MIVIVGGGLAGLTAARVLFRERAPFLLLEREQALGGRVRTDVTPEGFRLDRGFQMLFTRYPAVRRHLDLQQLGLCPLSPGAVIFGPGGEREELADPFRVPAKVWKTLRSPVLSLADKGRIALEAADLRLRIAEGIWTDRDTTTHAYLHQRGFSEAAIERVFRPIFGGIFLDHSLNTSSNAFRFAFKMLAEGYGAVPALGMGEIARQLAAPLPPASMRLGAAVTALLREGGRVAGVRTGGETHAADAVILAVDSPTAAAFSGAALPTAGNGVTTLYFAGAEPLTDEPRLLLNADPEGTINAAVQISNVAPQYAPAGEHLLSVTMLGNRDEPDDDLEAKARTELSGWFGNDPVSHQRLLSLSRIAFGQFPQPAGFAEHLPPVRGEPGLYHGGEYTRAASINGAIEAGEAAARAALEDLGSTPARRA
- a CDS encoding arylamine N-acetyltransferase — translated: MNAAWPSDATTPSPAWIARYLRLLGVPQEPPSLPALRRLTRAHLLAVPFANTTALRRRRAHLGRPAPPPDPEALLTTWEQEQLGGVCFDVSLMVNRLLGGLGYRARQVMGKISFAGSHQCVQVALDGERFLVDVGNGAPFFEPIPAHEETEVRVGGLAYRFRPGDEPETCWQDRGIDGAWQPFCCYDLGPPDLAVRESAYQRHHTPGLSWVVDSLTLVRCAPDQVLSLRDDELTRYTPAGKQRVPVTDYTRVVREDFGLPRFPVAEGVQSWRELRAVRGG